The stretch of DNA AAACCTGGATTCTCCCCATCTTGCCGTGATGATCCTCGACGAGACGGAGGCAAAACTGCTTGAAGAGCGCAAGCGCATGGCGTGCCTTGTGGTGGACAACACCTCGGACGGCGTGATGGTGACGGACTCCCACGGGGTGATAAGCTCGGTCAATCCCGGATTCACGAAAATCACCGAATACACGGCGGCGGAGGCGGTCGGAAAAAAGTCCAGCATGCTAAAGTCGGACAGGCATGACGAAGAGTTTTACAAACGTTTGTGGAAAAGCCTGAAGAGCGGCGGAGTGTGGAGCGGCGAGATATGGAACCGCAGGAAAGGTGGAAGCGTTTATCCCCAGGCCATGAGCATCCGCGCCGTGAAGGACGACAGTAACAGGATAGTCCACTACGTGTCCATCTTCCGCGACATCAGCGACGCCAAGAGGCAGGAAGAGGAGATACGGCACCGGGCCTATCACGATCCGCTCACGGGGCTGCCCAACAGGATACTTTTCGGGGACCGGCTCAACCACGCCATCCTGCACGCCAAGCGGCTGAAGACCAAGGTGGCCCTGATCTTCTTCGATCTGGACGGATTCAAGCTTGTGAACGATACATACGGGCACCTGGCGGGGGACATGCTGTTGCAAGGCGTGGCAATCAGGCTTACGGCGCTTTTGCGCGAAGAGGACACTTTGTCCAGGCTGTCCGGGGACGAGTTTACGGTGATCCTGGAAGACGTGGGGACGATGGAGAGCGTGAAGATAGTGGCCGAAAAGATACTGGAAGCGGTCAGAGAGGAATTCATCGTGAAAAACGGTTCGGTGCGGGTGTCTGCCAGCCTTGGCGTCGCCCTGTATCCGGAAGATTCGGACAATCCCCATGACATCGTCCAGAAGGCCGATGAGGCGATGTATATCGCCAAGGCCAACGGCAAGGACCGAATCGCTTTCTATTCGTCCGGTATCGCCCGGTGATTGCTCCCGGAGTCTGGAAATACCATCGCGCCTGATTCGCTCCGCGTTATCCGGGCCGCAAAGCATCCTCGGAAATGATATAATTAAAAATTTAGCGGCAAACCTTCCGGATGGGCGGGAGGATATCACTTGGGATATATGATGTTCAGGCAGATTATTTTGGCGGCTGCGCTGGCCGCGGCGAT from Nitrospinota bacterium encodes:
- a CDS encoding diguanylate cyclase, which translates into the protein MAGRVKKRVLMIDDSVDDYVLVRDMLDDIEPGKYEINWAQSAPRGLSMASSAAYDAVLLDYRIGAYDGLKFLEEAKESGIGIPIIVLTGQGNGIIDVESMRKGAADYLVKEEMTPAMVDRAIRHAIERERILKALVASEEKFRSVFEDSAMGIALTDSTGNIYDTNPCFQEMFGPTEKLRGRALTSLIHPEEAGQMVRLLGEFRGGKTFCARTELRYVAGGRTVWGKTLVSSITRGNLDSPHLAVMILDETEAKLLEERKRMACLVVDNTSDGVMVTDSHGVISSVNPGFTKITEYTAAEAVGKKSSMLKSDRHDEEFYKRLWKSLKSGGVWSGEIWNRRKGGSVYPQAMSIRAVKDDSNRIVHYVSIFRDISDAKRQEEEIRHRAYHDPLTGLPNRILFGDRLNHAILHAKRLKTKVALIFFDLDGFKLVNDTYGHLAGDMLLQGVAIRLTALLREEDTLSRLSGDEFTVILEDVGTMESVKIVAEKILEAVREEFIVKNGSVRVSASLGVALYPEDSDNPHDIVQKADEAMYIAKANGKDRIAFYSSGIAR